A DNA window from Maribellus comscasis contains the following coding sequences:
- the ftsZ gene encoding cell division protein FtsZ, whose amino-acid sequence MTEKMADLSNSKNKGAAIKVIGVGGGGGNAVNHMFKQGIRDVDFVICNTDSQALDVSPIQIKVQLGASLTEGRGAGNKPETGKQAAIENIDDVKAALDSGTKMVFVTAGMGGGTGTGGAPVIAEACKNRGYLTVGIVTIPFRNEGRRRIKQAVEGIEELEKHVDSLLVINNERIREMYGDFGISEAFSRADNILAIAAKGIAEIITVPGYINVDFADVETVMRKSGLAVMGTGIATGEKRAEEAVEKALNSPLLNNNDIRGAKNILLNITSGTTEVTMDEVGRITDYVQNKAGFDADIIWGNGKEESLGENISVTLIVTGISKNSIPHFENNEQAEKKEHLLDEPEKQNTDSSATQKTASRNNQKTIEFDISEEKRQEESEFELLYPRTSKERTSPEKKDVVMDYSDLSDEDVDEFENIPAYKRRQLRMNDPKYNNKPSKYSVSKDNKIKDRNSYLHDQVD is encoded by the coding sequence ATGACAGAGAAAATGGCAGATTTATCAAATTCTAAAAATAAAGGGGCTGCAATAAAAGTTATAGGAGTCGGCGGAGGCGGAGGGAATGCGGTAAACCATATGTTTAAACAAGGTATTCGCGATGTCGATTTTGTGATTTGTAATACCGATTCACAGGCCTTGGATGTCAGCCCTATCCAGATAAAAGTACAACTGGGAGCCTCGTTAACAGAGGGACGGGGAGCAGGCAACAAACCGGAAACAGGAAAACAGGCGGCAATTGAAAATATTGATGACGTAAAAGCGGCACTTGACAGCGGTACAAAAATGGTTTTTGTAACTGCCGGAATGGGTGGTGGAACCGGAACCGGAGGTGCCCCGGTTATTGCTGAAGCATGTAAAAACCGCGGGTATTTAACGGTTGGAATTGTAACTATTCCCTTCAGAAACGAAGGAAGGAGGAGAATAAAACAGGCTGTTGAAGGAATTGAAGAATTGGAAAAACATGTGGACTCATTACTGGTAATTAACAATGAACGAATTCGTGAAATGTATGGCGATTTTGGAATTTCAGAAGCTTTTTCACGGGCAGATAATATTTTAGCCATTGCAGCAAAAGGCATTGCGGAGATTATTACCGTTCCGGGCTACATAAATGTGGACTTTGCTGACGTGGAAACCGTTATGCGCAAAAGTGGTTTGGCTGTTATGGGAACCGGAATCGCAACAGGTGAAAAGCGTGCTGAAGAAGCAGTTGAAAAAGCGTTGAATTCCCCACTATTAAATAATAATGATATCCGGGGAGCAAAAAATATTTTACTAAATATTACTTCCGGAACAACTGAAGTTACTATGGATGAAGTTGGACGCATTACCGACTACGTTCAGAATAAAGCCGGATTTGATGCGGATATTATTTGGGGAAACGGAAAAGAAGAATCGCTTGGTGAAAATATTTCGGTAACTTTAATTGTTACGGGAATCAGCAAAAATAGTATCCCTCATTTTGAGAATAACGAACAAGCTGAAAAAAAAGAACATCTGCTTGACGAACCGGAGAAGCAAAACACGGATAGTTCAGCAACTCAAAAAACAGCTAGCAGAAATAATCAGAAAACGATTGAGTTTGATATTTCTGAGGAAAAAAGGCAAGAAGAGTCAGAGTTTGAGTTGTTGTATCCAAGAACATCAAAAGAGAGAACTTCACCTGAGAAGAAAGATGTGGTAATGGATTATTCTGATTTAAGTGATGAGGATGTAGACGAATTTGAAAATATTCCTGCCTATAAAAGAAGGCAGTTACGCATGAACGATCCAAAATATAACAATAAGCCTTCAAAATATTCAGTCTCAAAAGACAATAAAATAAAAGACAGAAATTCATATCTTCATGATCAGGTCGATTAA